The sequence TTCTCGGCGATCACCGGGTCGAACGAGGCGACGACCGCTTCCGTCGGCGAGGCACTGTACGACGAACTGCGGGAGGAGGGGTACTCCGACACCTTCGCCGCGGCGACGGTCGCCTCCGGCGGCACGGTCGGTATCATCATTCCGCCGAGCGTCCTCTTTATCATCTACGGCGTCACCTTCGACGTGTCGGTGACGAACCTGTTCATGGCGGGCATCGTCCCCGGTATCGGGATGTTGCTTGTCCTCTCGGGGTACTGTAGTTACACGGCCCACAAGAACGGCTACGGCGTCGGGGACTTCGACTTCGAGGCGACCCGCGTCGTGCGGGCGGCGTGGCGGGCCAAACACGCCTTCGTCACTGTCGCACTGCTCGTCGGTGGCGTCCTCGCCGGTCTGTTCACCCCTTCGGAGTCGGCTGGCATCGCCTTCACGTACATCCTCGTGACCGGCGCCCTCACCGGCCGACTCGGCGACCGCAGTCAGGTCGTCAACGCACTCCAGCAAGGTGTCACCCTGACCGGTATCACTGTCCCGCTGTACGTGATGTCGGTGATGGTCCAGCAGAACCTCTCCTACGAGGGCGTCCAGGAGGTCGTTGCCGGCCTCATCACCGGCCTCCCTACGGAGTGGCTCATCATCTTGGCGATGGTGGCACTGATGCTGTTAACCGGCTCGGTGCTCGCGTCGCTTCCGAACATGATTATCACCGCCCCGCTGTTGGCCCCCATCGCCACCGGAACGCTCGGGCTGCATCCTATCACATGGGGCGTCGTGTTCATGATGAGCGACGCTATCGGGTTCATCACCCCGCCGTACGGATTGAACCTCTTCGTCATCAGCGAACTGACCGACCAGGAGTACATGCGCGTCGCGGTCGCTGCTGTCCCGTATCTCCTGCTGTTGATCGGAGTCTGGCTACTCTTTTTCCTCTTCCCTGGACTCAACGTTCTCTCGCCCGTCTGACGGGCACCACTTCTTTCCCCGCTGCGAGCACGCACCGATAAGCTCACAACACGTTTTCGCGATGTAGAGCGTCTACAAACGAATGTTCGTTACTTCCCGAACGAGTCAAGAGAGAGCTGCCTGAACACCACAAAATAGTCACTTCTGTATGATTTGACGGTCAGTCTCTGCTGCTATCGCGGAGTCGATCAAGGCAGGTCCAATTCATTGTTCCGAACAGACGAGGTAGACCGCATCTCGACGGTATCTGCCGACAGCTGTTGCTCACCGCCCAACGGACAGGCCGTGGGCTGACTCCGGTCAGCCCGCGGCCGCTGCCTGTGACGCTGGCACACCAACTCCGCTCGCTTTGACTTCCACCGGCGTCGTAACCCTTCTTCCAGCTCGTTACGGACCCAATCACAGAACGTCTTGAACGTGAACTCATCCTCTGTATCTTGCATGCTAGCCCTCATCTATATAGGATATTTGATAGTACTTTCACCAAATCCGGGAAGAGACTATACACGAGCTGTTCCAGACGGTTGTGTCGGCTTATGTGGCATTGAGAACGCGGTTCGAAAACGCTGAGAATCCCCTTTCGCCGATTTATTTCTGACTCATAAACACCCTCAAAATCCCTTATAAGAGAGATTATCAGTAAGAGTCTATCGCAACGCCCTCCCACGATTTTGGCGAATTGAAGTAATAGTATATCTGCACCACCGAGCATCCCGCGGGTGGTGATGATCGCCGCCTTCTGGTCGGTGATGCGCTTGCGCTGCCCGTCGCGGCCAGTGGCGAATCGGGCGTGTGACTTCGCCCGTCGGAGGGCGTCGGCGTCGCGGACGAACTCGGGGTGGCGACGGAGCATCTCGGTGACCCCTTTCCCCATCCCGTCGACGTAACACGGGATGTCGTGTTCGGCACAGATGAGCAGCATCTCCTGGGTGCGGCCGATAGCAAACGCAGGGACGACGACCGTCCCGCCCTCCCACAGCGTCGTCTTGACGCTCTCGGCGAAGCGCGCTTCGACGGCCGACCGGTCCGCGTGGTCGACGTCGCTGTAGGTGCTCTCACAGATGACGACATCCGCGTCGGGGCAGGCGGTCGTCCCCGCGACGAGGCGCTGGTTCCCTGTGTGGAAGTCGCCGGTGTAGAGGAGGCAGGTTTCTCCGTCGTCGACGAGGACGTGTGCGCTCCCCGGGATGTGGCCGGCGTTGAAGAAGGTGATGTCGTGACCCGCGGCCTCGAACGTCTCCCGGTAGCCGTGGGTCTCCGAGACTTCGGAGACGCGTTTGATGTCGTTCGCGGTGAACGGGCAGTTGTACGACCCGCCGTGGAGTTTCAGCGTGTCGCGCGCGAGCGTGAGCGCGAGTTCCTGTGTCGGCGGCGTCCAGTGGATCGGCGGCCAGTCGTCGCCCGAGAGCAGCGACGGCACCGTGCTGACGTGGTCGAGATGGCCGTGCGAGACGACGACGGCCTCGGGGGACGGCGTCGACACCGGAAACTGTGGCGGGTTGCCGGTCAGCAGGCCGTAATCGAGGAGAAGGCGGTCGTTGACGAGGAGGGGCGCTCCGACCGACCTCGCGCGCGCCGCCGAGAAACCGGATATCCATTGGCGGCGACTAGTCGGCCGGGGCGTTTGGCTCCGTTGGTTCGGATTGCGCCGTCACTCGGGCGACGTGAACGGGCCGAACTCGTCGACGGGCATCACGGAGTAGTCGACGCTGAGCGTGTCCTGGGTCGCCCGGATCTTGCCGACGAACGTCGAGATGGTC comes from Haloplanus sp. XH21 and encodes:
- a CDS encoding TRAP transporter large permease, which gives rise to MLSFLEGNILIALTILAVVLFLLGVRILLVFGVWALGYAITHTLFPPINMPIVAYESLNSFPWVAIPLFVIVGSLINEFGISEDIVEFTNAVAGWLPGTIGNTAIYTAGVFSAITGSNEATTASVGEALYDELREEGYSDTFAAATVASGGTVGIIIPPSVLFIIYGVTFDVSVTNLFMAGIVPGIGMLLVLSGYCSYTAHKNGYGVGDFDFEATRVVRAAWRAKHAFVTVALLVGGVLAGLFTPSESAGIAFTYILVTGALTGRLGDRSQVVNALQQGVTLTGITVPLYVMSVMVQQNLSYEGVQEVVAGLITGLPTEWLIILAMVALMLLTGSVLASLPNMIITAPLLAPIATGTLGLHPITWGVVFMMSDAIGFITPPYGLNLFVISELTDQEYMRVAVAAVPYLLLLIGVWLLFFLFPGLNVLSPV